GCGAGGCTTCATCGCGGGAAACTCCTTTTTATCCGAATCCTTCGGCGGGAGGCGGCCCGTCCCGTCCGGCCCATTTCCTACTTAATATATGGGGTCATACGGCTTTAGTCAAGTCGGGCCGCCCGGCCGGCCTCGCGCCAGAACAGGCGCAGCAGGCTGCGATGCCGGGCCCGGCGCTCCTCGTCCGTGGGCATCCCGCTCCAGGTCAGCGGCCAGGCCATCGCTTCGGGGAAAAACGCATCCAAGCCCGATCGCTCGAGGACGCTCTCCAGCGTCTCGCCCTTGGCCCGGGCTTCGAGAACCCTGTCCCAAGACGCCCCCAGGTAGGCCCGTCGCCGGGCCAGGTCCTTCCCCGACCCGATCTCCCGGCGATGGGCCGAAATCACGTATTCCAAGCCGTGGGGATCGGAGAGCACGGTGTCCAGCGCCCGCAGCCAACGGGGGACGTCGAAAACCCGGTCGGGCTGCGGGGCGTCCTCGCGCGGCGAGCCGAGCGAGAAGTCGAAGCCCAGGTCACCGGTCAGGAGGAGCTTCTCTTCCGGGAAATAGACTAGGATGTCGTCGCCGCTGTGGGCCGCTCCGAAAAACACGAGCTCGGCCGTCAGGTCGCCGAGATCGAGGGTCAGGCGATCATCGAAGCCGATTGTCGGCGGGACGACGGAGAATCCCGTCTCGTAGTCGCGGACCAGGGCTTCCTCCCGGGCGATGATCGTCCGATAGGTCGCCGCATCGGAAGCCCCTGCGGGCAGAGCCGCCAGGCTTCGCCTCCATTCGGCGATCCTCTCGCAGGAATAGGCCAGCTCTTCGGCCAAGGCCTTAGCCGGATCGGCCGCGACCGCCTTCAGCCTCTCCCGGGCGCCGCGCTGGGCGATGATCTCCGCGCCCGGAAAGGCCGCCCCGCCCCAGGCGTGATCCCCGTCGGCGTGGGTCAGGATGACATAACGGAAATCCGACCGGCCCAGCTCCCGGGCCGCGATGGCTTTCATCTCCTCCGCCAGCCGCGGCGAGATATTGGCGTCGACGACGACCAGCCCGCGCCGCGAAGCGACGACGACCGAGTGGACCTTGACCGAGCCCGGCCCGCCGAAAAGCGTCAAGACGCGCGGGCTGAGCCGCCGGAGCGCGAACGAAGACGGGATCGGCTTCTGATCGATCACGGCCGCCGAAAAAGATCCCATGGCCGGCGGGCTCGCAAGGATGGCCGAAACGCCCAGAACGGCCGCGCTGACGGCCCGGCCGCTCAAACGGAGGTATCGGGACGCCATCATCCCCTACGCCAAAGCCAGACGATCGATGATCGCGGCCTGGGCCGGAAACGCGGCCCGCAGGACTTCGCGACGGCCCAGCTCGAAGTCGGCGAATTCGAAGCCCGGCGCCAGCGTGCAACCGGCCAGGACGAACGGCGCCTCCGGGGCCAGCTCGGCCCCGAACCACCAGCCCATCCGCAGGACGTGCTGGTGGGCTTCCTGCTTCTCCGGGTCCCGGCCCAGGACCAGCCGGCGGTAGCCCCACTCCGGGTCCAGGATGTGAAGGACGGCCGGTCCCCCTTCGTAGAGATGCCAGATCTCGTCGGAACGCAGCCGGTGCAGGCGGGACACCTGGCCGGCCGAGAGAAGGAAATAGATCGAGGTTGAAAAGGGCCGAGCCCCGGGAAAGCGCGAAGGCAGCGCCGGCCGGGCGATGATCTCGTCGGATCGGTAGATCTCGCGGTAAAAACCTCCCTCGGGATGGGGCTCCAGGTCGAGCCGCCTGGCCCAAGCTTCCGCGCCGTCGTCGTTCATGATAGGACTCCTTGCCGCCATTGTACCCCGGCCCGGCCGGAAAATCAGTCCCCGGCTCGGCCGTGCATCCGGCCGCGGGCCAGGGAAGCGAAAATCCCCCCCACGCACAACAGGCCGAACAGGAAGAACCCGGTCCGGGCGGCGGACAGGAAGCGCCCGTAGACGGGCGGGGTGATCGCGATCCGGCCGATGAAGAGAACGAACAAAAGCATCGCCGCCGCCATGCTCAACATCTGCCCGGTTAAACGCATCGTCCCCAGCATGGCCGAAGCCAGGCCGTAATCCTTGGGGCCCACGGCACTCATGACCGCGTTGGTGTTGGGCGAAGAAAAGAGAGCGAAGCCGGCCCCCAGAACGACCAGCACTCCGCCGACGAATACGACGGCGGTGGAAGCCGACAGGAAGGCCAGCGAGAACAGGCCCGCCGCCGAAATGCTCATCCCGGCCGAGGCCAGAAGCCGCGGCTCGATCCGGTCGGACAAGCGGCCGGCGAGCGGCGAGAAGAGGGCCATGACCGCCGGCTGGGCGATGAGGATCAAGCCCGCCTGCTGGGGCGTCAGCCCCTTGAGATACTGCAGGTACAGGCTAAGCAGAAAGCCCGCCGCGGAGGTGGCGCAATAATGGATCAACGCCGCCAGATTGGAAAAAGCAAAGACGGGGCGGCCGCGAAACAGACTCAGATCGAGAACGGGCGATGCGGCCCGCCGCTCCCAAGCCAGGAAACCGGCCATCCCGGCCGCGGCGGCCAGCAGTAGGACTGCGCCCTCGGCCCGCGGCAGGCGGGAGAAGCCCAGCATCATCGCCACGAGCGATGCGCCCAGCAGGACCGAACCGGCCGTGTCGAAGGCCGGGCCTTCGGCCTTCTTCCGGTCGTCGGGCAGACGGACGGCGACGAGGACGAGGATGAGAGACAACAATCCGGAGACGGCGAAGATCGACCGCCAGCCGAGCTGCTGGGTCAGGATTCCGCCCAGGACCGGCCCCATCGAAAGTCCGGTGTAAGTGAATGCGACGTTGATCCCCAGGACCCGGCCGCGCAGATGCGGCGGGTAGGCGGCCGTCAGGATGGCCACCCCGGTGCAGAAGATCATCGCCGCCCCCACGCCCTGCAGGACCCGGGCCGCGATCAGGACACCGGCCGAACCCGCCGCCGCGCAAAGTCCCGAGGAGAGGGCGTTCAAGACGGCGCCGGCCAGAAAAATCCTTTTGCGCCCGCCGATATCGGCGATCTTGCCGAAGGGGATCAGGAAGACGGCCGCCGCCAGTATATAGGAGGTCGCAGTCCAGCCCAGGAGGACGGCGTCGATGCTGAAATCCCGGCCGATCGCGGGCAGGGCGATGTTCAGGGCGGCCGAAAGGAACGGAGCCAGGAACGCGGCCAGGACGGAAGCGATCAGGACGATCGAGGGCCGGATGTCTTTCTTCATCGATTAATAAGATTTGATCCGGAGGTTCGATTCGGGATAGGCCAGCCGGGCTTCGCCGCCGGTCCGGCGGATGATCGTGCCGTCCGTTTCGATATGAGTCGGCCGGTCTTCGGGTTGGGGGGCCATCTCCAGCTCCAAACGGGCGCCCCGGAAGCCCAAGTCGGCCCGCACCGGCCCCAGGCCAGGCCACAGGCGCGGCCGGACCGTCAAGCCGTCCTCTTCGGGCCGCACTCCGAGCATATGATGGACGAACAAGTGGATGAGCTCGGCCCAGGTCCAGGGAATGATGCCGACCTGGGGGAAAGGCGGCGACAACCGGCGGCCGTAGAACTCGAACCACGATCCGGCGGCGGCGCCGGGGACCGAGTCCATCCAGGCCAGGACGCGCTGGACGGTCGCGAAATCGCCGGTCTCGACCGAGGCCCGGGCGATGAACAGCGACGGGAACGGCCACGGCCCCGCGGAGTCGGGCTCGGAAGTGAAATGGTAACGGCCGTAGCCGCCCCCCGTCCAGGCCTGATCCCAAAGAGTTTCCAGCGAGGCGAGAGTCAGCGCGGCCAGCGGGGATTCCGGAGGCACCAGGCCGAAGACGATCGGCAGGGCGGCCGAAGTGTCCGGGTTGAGATAGTGGACCGGTTCGGCGGCCAGCGGGACGGCGGCAGGCAGTCCCGCGTCCGGCAAGGGGACGATCGTCTCCTGAGTTTTCCCATCCAGTCCGCGCCGCTTGATGAAGCCGCGATTGTCGACCATCCGGAAGACGCGGTCTTCGAGCATGGCCTTGCGAAGGCGGGCGCTTTCGGCCATCCAGCGGGCGGCCTCCTCGCCCCGGCCGGTCAGCCGGGCCAGGACGGCACCCGCTTCCAGCCCGGCCGCTGTGGCGGCCTGGTGGATGAGCTCGATGCCCGGCTCGATCCCGTGAGCGCGGTGCCGCTCCCAGAACTCCCGCCGATTTGTAAGCAGGCCCGACGGGGCGTGGCGAAAGACCGGGAGGAGCGGGAACTCGGCCGCGGCCTTGATCTTGGCCCAGCGGCTCCGGATGAGATCCAGGTCCCCGGTCCAGAGGGCGTACTGTTTCAAGCCCAGCAACAGAAAGCCGTTCTGGTCGAGCTCGACCTCGTCGGGATCGCGGCGAACGCTGGAATCGACCGTATCGCCTTCCGGCGTCACGAAGCGGTCCAACAGCCGGGCAAACATAGTCCGAGCCCGCCGGCGCTCGCCGATCATGGCCAAGGCCGCGGCGACGACCGCCTGGTCGCGAAGCCACTCGCGGTTGTACTGCCAGAGGCTGCCGTCCACCCGGCCCGAAGCGGAAACCAGGGCGGGGAGCTGATGCTTGGCGGCCCGGAAGAACCGGTCCAGCCGCGCCTCGCCGAACGAGATGGAGGCCAGGGATTTCCAATAAGCCCGGGCGGGCGCTTCATCCGGAGGATCGTCCAGGACGGCCATCCGGATGCCGGTCCGGGCCTCATCCAGGCTGTAGCTCAAAACCGCGCGGGCCGTGCCGTCGGCCCGAAGCGTGGGGACCGCGACGATCATCGAGCCGGGGACGCCGGTCCGAATCCGGGGCACGCCGCGGCGGCGGGACAGCCCCCGGACGGAGATTTCGCGGATCAGCATGGGAGCTTCGGGATCGGGGCAAAAGAACGACTCGACCGCCTGCAAGCCGCCGGTCTTCCAGACCGCGCGCACGGCCGGGATCCCGTCGCGATCCTCCCAGGCGACTCGCAGCCCCGCCGCAGCCGGGCGAAAGCGCTTGCCGTCGGCCTCGATTTCCAGCATCGTCCCCGTCAAGCCCGCCTCCGGATCCATGGTCAACGCTTCGCGCTTCTTCCCGAGGCGTTCGGGGTCCATGATCAGAAGCCCCAGCGCAGATCCCTCCCCGGCCGGAGAGAACTGGACAGCCGCCTGAATGCGGCCGTTGCCCAGGAAAAAATAGCCGGCCTCCCGAAGCCGGGTACGGACATCGGCGGGCCCGATGGCGGGGTCGTCGTCGTAATAGTGTTCTTTGACGTCGATCATGTTCTCCCCGATCGAAGCGGCGTCGGCGCGTTCGCCGTTCAGCGTATGAAGACGATGAGGAAGCCCAGAAAAATGAATCCGGCGGCCAGGCCGGCGCCGGCGGCGCGGATCCATCCCACCCGCCGGGCCGATCGCACGGCCAGGACGCTCAAGACGATCAGCCAGGCGGCGGCCAAGATCGGGTATCCGAAGGCGACGGCCTGCTCGATCCCGGGCCCGGTCGTGAGAGCCATGATCTCCTCCTGGGAACCGCCCAAGGCCAGAAAGACGGCCAAGGCGGCGGCGAAGAACCAGATTACGATCAGCGGAACGGCCAGAGCCGGAGCTAGGACCGCCAGCATCCCCTCGAATGTCCCCTGGCTGCGGCGCCGGCTGAGCAAATAGGCGGCGCCGGCGGCGGCCAGCCAGGCCAAAAAGAACACGGGCAGAGCGAAAAAAGCTTGCAGGGCGTAATAGTTGTCGGGCGAGAATACGAGGCAAGGCGGAGCGGTGATCAAGGCCCCGGCAGCTGCCAGTCCGGCTGAGGTCAGGGCATAGAGAGCGCCGACGGCGAGGAGAGTCCGGGCGCCCGAAG
This genomic interval from Candidatus Aminicenantes bacterium contains the following:
- a CDS encoding MFS transporter; its protein translation is MKKDIRPSIVLIASVLAAFLAPFLSAALNIALPAIGRDFSIDAVLLGWTATSYILAAAVFLIPFGKIADIGGRKRIFLAGAVLNALSSGLCAAAGSAGVLIAARVLQGVGAAMIFCTGVAILTAAYPPHLRGRVLGINVAFTYTGLSMGPVLGGILTQQLGWRSIFAVSGLLSLILVLVAVRLPDDRKKAEGPAFDTAGSVLLGASLVAMMLGFSRLPRAEGAVLLLAAAAGMAGFLAWERRAASPVLDLSLFRGRPVFAFSNLAALIHYCATSAAGFLLSLYLQYLKGLTPQQAGLILIAQPAVMALFSPLAGRLSDRIEPRLLASAGMSISAAGLFSLAFLSASTAVVFVGGVLVVLGAGFALFSSPNTNAVMSAVGPKDYGLASAMLGTMRLTGQMLSMAAAMLLFVLFIGRIAITPPVYGRFLSAARTGFFLFGLLCVGGIFASLARGRMHGRAGD
- a CDS encoding cupin domain-containing protein, which codes for MNDDGAEAWARRLDLEPHPEGGFYREIYRSDEIIARPALPSRFPGARPFSTSIYFLLSAGQVSRLHRLRSDEIWHLYEGGPAVLHILDPEWGYRRLVLGRDPEKQEAHQHVLRMGWWFGAELAPEAPFVLAGCTLAPGFEFADFELGRREVLRAAFPAQAAIIDRLALA
- a CDS encoding MBL fold metallo-hydrolase, with the translated sequence MMASRYLRLSGRAVSAAVLGVSAILASPPAMGSFSAAVIDQKPIPSSFALRRLSPRVLTLFGGPGSVKVHSVVVASRRGLVVVDANISPRLAEEMKAIAARELGRSDFRYVILTHADGDHAWGGAAFPGAEIIAQRGARERLKAVAADPAKALAEELAYSCERIAEWRRSLAALPAGASDAATYRTIIAREEALVRDYETGFSVVPPTIGFDDRLTLDLGDLTAELVFFGAAHSGDDILVYFPEEKLLLTGDLGFDFSLGSPREDAPQPDRVFDVPRWLRALDTVLSDPHGLEYVISAHRREIGSGKDLARRRAYLGASWDRVLEARAKGETLESVLERSGLDAFFPEAMAWPLTWSGMPTDEERRARHRSLLRLFWREAGRAARLD
- a CDS encoding YIP1 family protein, which encodes MTTGAMIIGIAARPGRTFRTLATEPRGLASGARTLLAVGALYALTSAGLAAAGALITAPPCLVFSPDNYYALQAFFALPVFFLAWLAAAGAAYLLSRRRSQGTFEGMLAVLAPALAVPLIVIWFFAAALAVFLALGGSQEEIMALTTGPGIEQAVAFGYPILAAAWLIVLSVLAVRSARRVGWIRAAGAGLAAGFIFLGFLIVFIR